Proteins found in one Balaenoptera musculus isolate JJ_BM4_2016_0621 chromosome 4, mBalMus1.pri.v3, whole genome shotgun sequence genomic segment:
- the CSTB gene encoding cystatin-B, translated as MMCGAPTATQPATADIQAIADRVRSQLEEKEKKFPMFKAVEFKSQVVAGMVFFIKVQVDEDNFVHIRAFESLPHERKPLALVGYQTHKGRHDELTYF; from the exons ATGATGTGCGGCGCGCCCACCGCCACGCAGCCGGCCACGGCCGACATCCAGGCCATCGCCGACCGG GTGAGGTCCCAgctggaagagaaggagaagaagttCCCGATGTTCAAGGCTGTGGAGTTCAAGAGCCAGGTGGTCGCCGGGATGGTCTTCTTCATCAAG GTTCAAGTGGACGAGGACAACTTCGTGCACATTCGAGCGTTTGAAAGCCTCCCGCATGAGAGAAAGCCCTTGGCCTTGGTCGGCTACCAGACCCACAAAGGCAGACACGACGAGCTGACCTACTTCTAG